DNA sequence from the Leguminivora glycinivorella isolate SPB_JAAS2020 chromosome 13, LegGlyc_1.1, whole genome shotgun sequence genome:
agtggctttggtatttttataagaacagcatgcacttacgtccagaacagtgatatttggtgcagtggaattgctgatgatggtcagaacggaactcctcaaatctgaacggcacacttatagtgactttggtatttttataagaacagcatgcacttacgtccagaacagtgacatttggtgcagtggaactgctgatgaagagtgagccgcccctggttagagttacgttctgataatcattctcatctgtaagtacttcagaatcatccagatttcaaaattggttcagaaatgacggagatatcgaataacaaacattaaaaaatatacgaattgataacataatccaacatttgaaagtatttatcaccagaaccccaaaggaaggcggttttttttttcttaaaaattattataagttTGTAAATAAAACAAAGATTGTCcgaaaatattgtttaatgaataatacttataattatgttttagcACAAATTATAACACatttgataaatattaaattatttaacacacattttacataaaaatattacaaaacatacttaattttattagGTATCTTATGTGAACTTTTTCTTCTAAATACTTTGCAGCTAAAGGCtccagtaaaattgaattttgaaTTACAAAGCCTTGAATTTCCCGCCGAGATCGCGTCTTGCCACAAATCGCAAGCGCAGACGTCTCACGGTGAATTTCAGCATCACGAAGGAAAGGTAGAGGAAGAGCGCAGCCAGAGAGAGAAGGAAAACTATCACATCCAGCAAGTAATAACGGGCGAAAGAGACGCCAACAGCTGGAGCGCGAAGATGCTTGGCTCCTTTGTGCCGCAAGACGTACTCCGTCCACCATACAGCGTTTTCGGGTCCAGAAATCACGGGATCTTCAGTCACCTCCTTAATTTCTGTGATAGCCTTTTTGTACCTGATAAAAAAGACCACATTACAATGGGATAATAATCAAAGAAGATAGGAAAAACAAGATGTATGTAGATTGTGAGCTCGCAAAATTTAACGGTCATTTACAATGAGCCGGAGATTTGCCAAATTTAACCTTTTTATTACATGACAAATGCGAGCTTAAACATAATTCTTGTGATGGTCTATAACGTGAAATGTAGGTATATGTTATACTAACTTTTGATCGGTGGCTACAACAGAGACAGTAGCCTTGACGGTGTCTTTGTCCAAGTAGTAAGGGTCAAGGATTTCACCAGCGCCAAACTTGGTGAGTTGTCTGATGAAAACTTTTCTGCCCCTGATAGTTGGGAACCCAACAACTGGCACTTTGTAGTATACTGCTTCTTCCAATGAACGGGGTCCTCCATGAGTAATGAATGCTTTCACGTTTGGATGAGCTGAAATAAATGGTATCCTACTCATAAGAACGAAAGTCAATAAGTAAATTGAAACGAACATAAATGAAAACTGATAAAATTCAGATTGAATGAATTGTCTACTACCTAGAATTTCTTGCTGAGGGAACCAGGTTTGTGCAATCACATTGGCGGATTTATTAAACGAGGTGGTGTTGCCGATCTTCTAAAGGATAGTGTATGGAAGCCCGCGGAAGGCATCGGATAATGTCTGCAGCGTGGCTTTTGGTAGACTTTCGGATTCTTCAATCGCTCCTAAGCTGAAGTAGATCACTCCTTTCGTAGCTGCATCTAGGAGGGATTGTAGATTCTGAAACAGACAACCAAGCGTGAAACCAAATCATTAAAAATAAGACATTATTTCTTTGACTTGGGCACGTACATACCTGAGGTAAGGCAAGACCTGGTTTAATGTGCATTCGATCGCCATAGATAACTGCAGGTACAGTTGGTCTGTTCCCAGCAACTATCGGATTAGCCGCAACCAGCAACAGATCAATATCATACTCCACTTCTTGAAGACCACGCTTGAGGTCTAAAACCTTTTCAGCAGCCATATGGGACAGAGGAAGGTAGTGGTTGTAAAATTCGTGCTTCGTCTTAACATGTCTGTAGAGCTCAGAGAATTTCTGCCAAATGCTTAGGTTTCCGTTGTTAAGGGTATTCACATCTAGGTACAGCATAGGGTGGATAGGATTTCCTTTAGCTTCGTGCTGATGTAATTTTCCGCTTGATGTTGTAATAGCGATATGAGGGGCTTTGTACTTCTCTGCGACAGCATACAGGAAAGGAACATCTGCTTCACTAATAACCAAATCGAATTTGATGTTCGGGTTAATAAGAAGCGCTTGCATTTGCTTAGATTTTATTTGAGTGATGGCTAATTTGAGAGAGAATTCATTAAATTGTCTCAACTTGGAAAAATAGTCATCGGTACTGGTGATGAGGTATTTGAATTCCTGCCAGTGAGCCGCGGATTCCCCTCCAACGTTTAATTCCACGATCCTCTCAGTGTCTGGATACGTGAACTGCCCTGGGTATGGTGTCATCAATACGATTGAGTGTCCTTTCTGAGTGAGCAATGAAACATATGCGCGAAAGACTAGATGATCAGAAAAAGACAAGGAAGAAAACAACGCGAGGATATTGGCACTTTGCACTGCATGGCTCATGCACAGGAGTAGCAACACCGCACTTAGGCCCTTTAAAGCCATGGTAGATTCGAGAACGCGCACCTTTTACGTGACCACTCCGGCCAAAAGCTGGGACCGAAAAGAAAGACTGCTATACATTACCTCGGTGACAACAATAGGACAAATCACCTGTGTCAACAAGGCAATGGGCGCAAATAATACTTTACTGACTAACCAGCGTACgttattgattttatttgaaCATGTGCTTAATTTATTGCATGTTTAAAGATGTTGATCTACTTACACTTCAAGTGCATATGAATGTTGAATTATTCATAGGTGGATGGTAAGGTATTAATGCCCAGTCGAAGTAGTTATTTGCTTTATAATAGTAACCTACACCTTACGAATGGAATTACATAAAATTGGCTAAAATCAGAAAGTATTGACCTGAAACAACAGTTAAAGAAGCAAATAAATTGATTGAGatcttttattttcatacacTTAGCGGTTATTTTAGCTTAGCAGAACTTGTTGGTTTCGGCATATCCGCTAAAGGCACTGGCAAGGGCCGTGTCTGGAACCATTGATGCCGTAGAGCCTACAAACAAAATAATAGCTTTACATTTAGGTACAACATTTAACTGCAGCGATTGGACTGAAGATAGGCcgcaatttttttaaaatcatgtaTATGAAATGTTAAAGTGGAAAAGAGGTTCGGCGAGATCGAGATCGAATATTCATTCAAAACCATAATCCTGGTGGCAATCTTAGTAAAAGACTACTGTGGAATCCACGTTTGAAATTCTATCGGGATTGGTCTACCAACTTGCTTAGTAGAAATCTTCTTATCAGCATCATAGCACAAACAGGACTTGACCAGCTGGACGGCATCTGCTTCCACTGCTGGTAACAATTCTGACCAAGGTGTGGGTGAAGACTCTGGGAATGTGATCTTGTGGAAGTTTTGTAGCTAGACGTGGAATGGGCAAGTTTCTTTAGCCTCAATAGCCAAAGATTCTGGATGCGTCTATACGCACACGCAAACACGCGTGCCAATCTTGTGAACAGGCCTTATAATGGTGTACCAACAGTACCAACCTGCTTAGCAGAAATCCTCTTATCAGCACCATAGCACAAACAAGACTTGACTAGCTGGACAGCATCTGCTTCTACCGCTGGTAACAATTCCGACCAAGGTGTGGGTGACGACTCAGGGAATGTGATCTTGTggaagtctggcagctgggcgTGGCCTGGCCACGTTTCCTCTGTTGGGGTGCCGAGATGCTGGAGGACTATGGCTAGTTGTTCGATGTCGGATTCACCCTGAAGAGTTGAAAGAGAAGATGCAAGCGTTACTGCCACAGTCTACTATGAAGATACTACGTATACCTATATGTTACTGTTAAGAATAGATATGTaccatcagctgcaaaagtccatggagaaattatgaatgaattcattgataaattcgccatgcacttttgcattGATAGTACCTATTCTGAAATAAAGTGTCGCCACGTCAATGTGAGGCGCATCGTTGTGAACCTTATAGAAATTGACACAGACGGGTATTCGGTAgtaaataataatcaaaattAACTTACAGCAAACAGCGGTTTCTTAAGTACCATCTCCGCGATGATGCAGCCGACAGCCCACATATCCACCTTCTCGTTGTAAAACCTTGCCCCGTACAGAAGCTCCGGGGCACGATACCACCTGTAACACATTGAGGAAACATCATTACCATACTCGTAAAATATGTTACTGTACAATCCGATCCTATATTGACTTTCGCACCTGGTACCCTCGTAACAACTACTTGGTgcgagtaagtgcgttttcacattatccgatccgatatcggatgtaggaccgacatcccttacattgaagccgccatctttgatttttgcctttgaaatcgttctgatatccgatatcggatcgaataatgtgaaaacgcactaaggctggCCGCCATCCGGCCGATGCTAGAACAAGtcataagtaatttatttgcgaaagATAGGGTATACATTAGGTGTTAGTTTACAATAAAGTGAGCCAATCTACCTTGTCACACAGTGACATGCAAATCTCCGATTATCCGGTATCTAAGTCTAGTACTATGCATGCACTTAAATAATACCTATCTAAAGCTAGATTATATTTACATAGCAATATtaatatacaaaacaatacaaataataaatataaataaattaattaatacgaatataaataaattaattaattgcgATGTCACAGATTTAGCCATCTGCCATCATCAGTATACCCCCATATTTCAGAGCAAATTTGCTGAGATCCTCTTTCATACCTTAAAGGCCATCTTGAACTTTATTACTACAATTTTTGTTGTGTACCTCGTAGCCACTTGGTGTGAGTAGGGCCGGCCGCCGTCGGGCCAGTACAGGCGCGCTAGGCCAAGGTCTGCGATTTTCAGGATACCCTCATGGTTTATTAGTAAATTCGCTGGTTTGAGATCCTAGAATAAAACAAACATCAGTCAGCCAGGACCTGGCTGTAAGTTCTGTAACCAAGAGTATAATTGTCAGACTCATTTGGCTCTGTAGCGCCAATACGAAAAAAAGATTGAGAAAGAAAACTACGAAGCAATGATGAGCGTCAAAGATTGCACGCTTCTAGATTCATTTTCAAACTAGACTTTTCATTTAGGGATTTAAAACCTGAAGAGGTAAGGTCAAATCTTTCCAGTCTATAGGTAAGATTACTAGAAGCGGTAGGCACTTATTTGTACGTATATATATTTTCAGCAAAATAGATAACTAACTGAACTGATCGACTGATTGGTCTACTTTCGAATCGTTAAATCGAACGACTGCTCGTATTAACGTACCTACGGAAAAATTGGCATAGCAACTAATTATTAGAACAAACAGAAAAGGTTACCCTATGCATGACGTAGTGTGCGTGCATATACCGCGTGACCTTCAGCAGCATCTGAGCGTAGCTCTTCACGACGGGCGTCGTCAGCGCGCCCTGGTTGTGGTGGAGCATATCCCACAACCCTGAGCGCATGTATTCCAGCACTAGCACCAGGCTCATGTCACGAGAAAGCAAGTACAGTTATATTACCCTGTGCATGACGTAGTGAGCGTGCATATACCGCGTGCCCTTCAGCAGCATCTGAGCGTAGCTCTTCACGACGGGCGTCGTCAGCGCGCCCTGGTTGTGGTGGAGCATATCCCACAACCCTGAGCGCATGTATTCCAACACCAGCACCAGGCTCATGCCGCGGGGAAACATTTCGTAGAGTTTTATTACCTGTGGAGAGTGAATAACATAGGTAAGCTATTTATAACGGGTCGAAAAACAACAGCTGCTCttttgaagtaggtacctacgactGCAGCTGTTGAATGTTACCTACTCAAAATAAGATGCTAGGTTTTTTAAAGCAAAGTTTTCTTCGTTATCATATTGATAATGATACTTGGCCAAAGATCCATAAAATTAACCACAAAGCGTAGCGAATGGTTTATGAAATCGTATCTTAAGGTGTTGCGATTCCAAGGCACGAGAGTAACACAATTTTTTCCACCGTCTGGCATCGAGTGAAATATACCCAACAGGACAGTGGTTAACATATTTGACTTGCTAAAAACTAGGTATTAAAATTGCAATAAAAtaggtaattattatattattctcTATCAATAATATCAACTCAAAATTACTTTGCTTTGTCACTCGTGCAATTGAACCTCATTCACTTTTGAAGAATAATAAGAGCCCATACGAACTGATGTGGCAAAAAAGTAATATCTATGGAACTAAAGTCtgattaaatattatatttacctacatatttgcACCGAAGCAGCTGCAGAGCCTTAATTTCCCTCATCACATTGACCGGTATCCCATCCTCCAGGTTTTTGATCAAGATCTTCTTCAGGGCCACCTCGCGCCCCGTAGGCAAGTGCTTCGCCTTAAATACGAGGCCGTGGGCGCCTTCGCCTATGCGACCGACCACAGAGTAGTTTGATACGTCTTTATCCATATTTGTTGTGTTTAGATGTttatttggtaatttagaaTAGAGAATGTTGACGTTCACGCATTGACGTATTTGTGTTGATGTAGATGTGTTGCTATGGTAACGAAGAGAGGCGTTTGGCCCATTTGGTGATTTGACGAATTGACAGTCCCGCCGGCGCAGGTGTTATTTGAAACGTCAAAATTATaagaaattatgacgtttattaAACCCTTGAACGATCGAGCAGGTCAATGAGCATTAAATAACTACGTTTTATAGGGAGCGGGACGGGCCTACAGAAAACGCTGCCAACTTAGCTTGGTTCTACGACATACATACGAGTGACAAAGTATTATCAGACCGAGAAATGGAAATATATAACAGAATGGAAATAATGATCCATTAGGTTATGGGCCCAGGCCAAGCCCAGGCATTGAAAAAAAAGAGTAGTATAATATCTGTAccacatacatacaaaatacggaaccctaaaaagtgacaacattgtagtgtccTCCTGTTTTCCTTCATATAAGAAAGAGATGACACTACTgtgttaccactttttcatttctCCAATTTGTTGTCGAactcgaaaataaataaaacatttcacGTTATCTGATTTTTTATTACTAGAATAACTTACACGTAGCTAACTACTCACAATAAAAGATTGTACAAgtaataataattaacaatGCAGTTGTACTTTCAATTATCTATATACAATTCATTTGAGCCTGGACAAAATAATAAAGCAAAATATAAACtattacaatactttttttttattttacttaatagGTCCTAATATCCAGctattttttaatggaataaatTCATTTAGAAGACTAATGTTAACATAGTAAAATGGTGGGCCTATGGGGCTATGGAAGTAGACTGAATTATAAAATGGTCAAACCTCGCCATTCGCCATTGTAATGACTGGCATTTTATGATTGAGCCTAGACATAAAATAGTACCATTATGACACAGTTAAAGAAGAAATTTGAAataagtggcgataaattaaaacacgaccgacggGAGTGCTTTAAATCGtcacgagttatgaatttcctcttcgcgccagtatcgtacgacgtttggTTCGACATAGACGCATAAAGTATTACTTTGCGCCCTAGTGCCTTAAGTCCCAGATATGGATTCTGGACACAAGTTATAAAAAACCAGATCAACATAGCCCACTTAAATCTTTATTATGATAAACGATGATACTGAAAATGAGTATAataattagtttaatataatttaataaatactttttaacaAACCCCTTTAAATGGAAACACGCTAACACCTCGCAAACATAACACAAATTAGCAATACCAAGAAACTTTCAAACTCAGATTCATTCCCCTCAAATATTTAGAAATATAATTTCAATACTAGTTTAGACTTTAGAGTAATCACGGGCCCCAAAgcggtgcccgattgatattccgaaataaaatacgccgattttcggtacgccgacaacgattcgccgacgtcttttttggccgaataacgattggaagattctCATGTCGCATAATATTCGTCCGGAAACGGAGTCGGTAAGtagaaatttgatacgccgatttacttttcgtcgaataatcatttagtaattgtaaaaattggccgacaaaaaattggtcgaaacacaagaggtcgagtgatcatttggtaactttttttggtgagttggctgGAACTTGCGTACAAACTGTTCTGCAGATTCAAAAATGTAGTTGTTAGATCGTTTATAGAGTAACATTTATTTcaactacttatttatattaatcatcaagttctgattctaaggattgattttagtaaattatgtattgttgttttcaactcaccaaatttttactttaatttttttatttctaacatAATGTTGCCAGTGTATGTAAATTATTACGACAACGCAACGAAATTaatttcacattatacattgtttaagaaaaaaagtgtctattaagtgcgtaatttttttacaacagcgagaattcattcattcgaaattattttaacaatgtataaaatgtgaaacgttattcgacaaaacgtggcctaaacgaaaatattactttgctaaatgaaaaatgtccaataatagttcggataatatgcacagaagcgaactgaactttatgcgaaccaagattctacgtaacgttattcgacaAAAAGTGACAGCGAcagtttgattattcggctaaataacattcggcgaatcgttgtcggcgaatcaataatcggctaaaaaattgtcggagaatcattaggtagccccCCAAAGCATGTCATTGTATGAAGTGATAAAGACCAGAAACATCCTAagtatatatcgtcactactttaaaaaaaacttgtatcttcgtctgtcaatgaaaagaaaattgtagtaagtatgtatggaatgcatatagacttactgcgttttaactttgaggaacagcgtgagatacgagattatttaaaagtagtgacgatatgttctaattaataggggcgccactgtctatgtaaaccgttttggaTATGACACCTATTGATTCACTTTTGTATAGCCCGCTCCAGATTATGCGCGCGAATCACGGCGCGACAccgcgaacgcgagtgtggatTCGATACGCAGAAAGTTCCACACTAGCGTTCGCGGCATCGCGCCGTGATTCGCGCGCATAGTCTGGAGCGGACTTAAGAGAAGTTGAGAACAGTAAGTGTTGCAATAATAAGAAATATTAGTCCCATTTCTAATTTTTTATTGCCAGGCTATGctgtattttacttatttttatgagCCTATAATTATAGGTTTCCCACTGCTGGACAAACACCTCCCCGCTTTCCACAT
Encoded proteins:
- the LOC125232836 gene encoding cyclin-dependent kinase 20-like — encoded protein: MDKDVSNYSVVGRIGEGAHGLVFKAKHLPTGREVALKKILIKNLEDGIPVNVMREIKALQLLRCKYVIKLYEMFPRGMSLVLVLEYMRSGLWDMLHHNQGALTTPVVKSYAQMLLKGTRYMHAHYVMHRDLKPANLLINHEGILKIADLGLARLYWPDGGRPYSHQVATRWYRAPELLYGARFYNEKVDMWAVGCIIAEMVLKKPLFAGESDIEQLAIVLQHLGTPTEETWPGHAQLPDFHKITFPESSPTPWSELLPAVEADAVQLVKSCLCYGADKRISAKQALRHQWFQTRPLPVPLADMPKPTSSAKLK